In the Carboxydothermus hydrogenoformans Z-2901 genome, TTTCCCAGCAGCCTGCCGTTTACCTTAACTGCATCTGAGGATACATTTTCTGCCTTAGCAATTCCTTTCTCCGTTATGCCAATTTCAAAGGCTTTTTGAGTGATATCTTCTATAAGCTTTCTCCTTGCCCATACGGCAAAATTTTTAACAGCACTCTTATCCATATCCAACACCAATCCCTTATGAATAATTAAACAATCTTAATTATGGTATTTTCATCTAATTCACTTTCAAGCTTTGCTCTGATTTCGTCAAGAAGTTTTTCTATATCCTCTTTTGATTCGATATTTCTTATCCCGTGGAGGAGATGTGAAAGACTTATATTCACAATTTTTTTCTGCTTTGGCGGTTTTATTACCCCTTCAGGGGTTTCGGCAACAATTGATGCTCCTCCATGAGAATACTTTTGTTTTTCAACTTCATTAGCTATTTCTTCAAAATAGCGCTGCTTAAGCCTGTCGCTTTCTTCCTTCATGGCAATTACTTCATAAAAGTTGTTTGCATGATCTAATCTGTAAAGCAGGTCATCAAAACCTTTTCTGAATTTTTCATAATACTTATCTTTAAAATCATATGAAGACAACTCATCCAGGACTTTCTTTTTATCGCTTTCGACTACTTGTTTAATGGGCTTGGCTTCTTCCTCAAGCAGTTCAGCAAATCTTTTTGTGAACTTATCAATAAGATCTGGTAATCTGTAAATTTCACTGTAAGGCTCCTTGCTGTTTATAATCCTGGCAATCTGTTCATAGAGTTCTATAGCTGCCTTATCCAAGACATAAGTTTTGTTTTTTTCATATAACTCTACCATACGCATCCCTTTGTCGAAGATCTCTTTTTGCTTTCCTTCGGGATCAAAGAATTTCTTGACATCATGGGCATAATCCCCGTAATCAAGCAATTCTTCCTTCTTATTTTGTATTTCTTCAAAAAACTCCTTAGCATCCCTGATTTTCAGCAACGCTGTAAAGAGCTTTTTACCTTCCTCCAAAACATCTTTTCCTGGATATTTGGCATACTTGTAGTTCTGAAGCAGTTGGTCTATATGATTGCACTCATCTTGCATATACTCTTTGATCTTGCGCATCAATCCGTCTTCATCGTTGGGTAGCGCAGTTCTCCCAAAAACCTCTTTTACTATTTCTTTTGCGGTATTTATTAATACTGGCGATATTTTAATTCTCTTCTCTATAAGCAGCTTTTCGGCATAGTCACGTTTTGTAAGGTATTTCACAAGGTCTCTATCATTTATGTCCAGATATTCCCCGTTTAACTGAAGCTTGACCTCCTGTGCCTTAAATAATTTTGCAATCAGACCTTCGATGTCTTCCTCGTTCCAGCCGTAAGGAGCTTTTTGGAATACATTTATAACCGTTCTCATGGTTACAGGTATGTTTCTTGCTGTATTTCTTTCGATGTAGGAAGAAACTTCCTCAAGTGCCAGTTTGTTGGGGTCTTCAGCCAGTGACATCTGCACAGCTTCCTGTGTGAGAATGTTATTGATATCGCTGGGGGAATCTATAAATGCTTTTATATACCCCAGTTTGGTGTAAAGGGAATCAATGAGCACCCTTAAACCTTCATTTATCCTTTCAACGGGATCTTTCTCCCTTATGTCCAGCTTTTGGGCGTTTACGTATAGTTCTGCAGCTTTCAAAGCATCGATAATAAGGGATTTTACCCTTTCTTTCCTTTTGCTTGCTTCGTTTCTTTTTCTGTTTTTAATTTCTTCCATGGTCGGGGTTGAGGCAATACCACCGTTTTTCCTAAGATATGCCTCAATTTTCAATACTTCTTCCATTTCCTCAAGGAAGGTGGTATCTGGAGGCAGTTTCACAATAAGATTGTTTTCCCGCTGCGACATTTCTTTAAATTCAAGCTGGGTCATTTCGCTGCCTGAGTCGTAATATGGAGTGATTATTTTTACGCCAATCTCACTGCCCTGATTCCCTCTGAAAAATCTGTCGTCAACAATCTGGTTAAATGGGAAATGGTAGCGGGTAGAATATTTGAACTTTTTGTCTGGATAAATATCTTCGAAGATAATCTCCGAAACTTTTTGTATAATTTCAGCAGTATCTATCTGAATATTTTTGATCTCCCTGTTAATATCCTGTTCTTCATGGGTTAAGAAAATATACCAATCCCCATCCTTTTGAACAAGGTTCTCTTTTATCAGGCGTTTTAACGACTCTTCAATTTTCTTCTTAAGCGCAATCTTATCCTCATCGATGTGGCTAACCATCAGGGTAGCCAGGTTTTCAATATTAGGCGGAATCTCTTTTGTTAAATATTTGATCATAAAAAGGACCTTCAAAAGTTCCACATCAAAGTCGTTTAAGTTGCTGTTTTCCTGAGCGTGAATAATAACCGTTCTGATATTTGAATCAAGAAATGTTTCAATAGTGTCGTAAAAAGCCGAAAAGGGTATCAGCGTTCCTTCCTCGCAGTCAGCATAGCGTATAGCGGCCTCCTGGAAGGAACTGATCATGGAACGCTCACCTTCGGAAAGATGTTTTCCTGACGCCCCATGAATTCTTATTGAGGTAAACACCTGCTGCAATAGATTAAACTGGTAAGGGATAAAAGGATAAACTTCCGCAAAGTCATTGCTGTCCGTATAAAACTTTTTTTCTGGCGTATCGGCAGAGAAAGTTATGAGGTTTTTAAGGATAGAACTTTTATTTTCATACAGCAATTTTAAAGTATCGGTAGCAACTTGGGTTTTCTTCAGTAACCTCTTTTTGATTACTTCATCCACATTGGCGCTGGATAGGCTGATTCTGGTATTAAACCTACCCTGGATCTTGGAGAAATCGTTGCCTTTTACCCTCGTAATCGAATCGATATCTTCCTGGCTGGTAACAATAACCCATGCTTTCCCACCGCATTCGGTACCCAAATCTTCTACCAGTGTCTGAAGATTTAGCATAAGACCAGAATTATCTCCTATGTACTGGCCAATTTCATCAACACAAAATACTACGTGATGATTTCCCCCTTTACTCTCGATATATTCCCTGACTCTCTTTGCAAATTTATCAACGGTGAGAGTATAATTCTCTTCCGCTTTGTTATACCAATTACGTGCCGCCTGCTCGCTCATTTTGGTTGCAGAAGCAAGCGCTTTTACTATTGCGTCTTCTTCATAATAGAAGTCCTCTCTGGCTTCTTCCCATTTCCTCCCCGAAATTCTTTCAAATTCCTTTTTGAAATCCTCATAAGTCCCGTCTTTAGACATCTGTCTTTCAAGATCCGCAAGCCAGGGTATAGAACCGCAAAAACCTTGCATGTCATTAAAAACTCGATTAAATACTTTAACAATAGCGTCTTTTTGAGTTTTTGAATCAGCATCAGCTTTTGACTCGATATTAAAAAGTATAACATCCGCCGATATGTTTCCAGCCATTTCTATATCTGCAAGAACCATGGGATCATCTATTTTATCGCGAAAATATTCCACGGCCTTTTTCCCTTTAACTACTCTGTTTTCAAGCAAGTAAGAAAGGATTTTTAAAAAGTGGGATTTACCGCTGCCAAAAAAGCCTGATATCCATACTCCCATTTTGTCCGTATATCCGATAATCCCTTTTTTATACGCTTCAAAAAATTCACTGAAATATTTTTTTAGCTCTCTGGTTACCACATACTCTTCCAGTTCTTGATATGCATTTTCCTCATCTTCTTGACCAATTTTTATGACACCTTTGATATCCCTGTCAATTTTTTTGTAAAACATATCCCTAATTCGCATATCTTTACTCCCCTCGCTTCTCTTTTAATATCTCTCAATAAGTCTGAAAGCCCTATAATAGTTATCATCCTTGATTTCATCAAGCAGAACAAGTTCGACGCCGTCGTAAGTGCCTGGGAAAAACATAATAAGCGGCACATGTTCTATCACCGAATGAAGGTTGTTAAGGATAGTATGTGACCTGATAATGGGCCAGGCTTTTCCTACACCAGTCAAAAATATGATATCCTTATCCTCTACCCGTTCCC is a window encoding:
- the brxC gene encoding BREX system P-loop protein BrxC, coding for MRIRDMFYKKIDRDIKGVIKIGQEDEENAYQELEEYVVTRELKKYFSEFFEAYKKGIIGYTDKMGVWISGFFGSGKSHFLKILSYLLENRVVKGKKAVEYFRDKIDDPMVLADIEMAGNISADVILFNIESKADADSKTQKDAIVKVFNRVFNDMQGFCGSIPWLADLERQMSKDGTYEDFKKEFERISGRKWEEAREDFYYEEDAIVKALASATKMSEQAARNWYNKAEENYTLTVDKFAKRVREYIESKGGNHHVVFCVDEIGQYIGDNSGLMLNLQTLVEDLGTECGGKAWVIVTSQEDIDSITRVKGNDFSKIQGRFNTRISLSSANVDEVIKKRLLKKTQVATDTLKLLYENKSSILKNLITFSADTPEKKFYTDSNDFAEVYPFIPYQFNLLQQVFTSIRIHGASGKHLSEGERSMISSFQEAAIRYADCEEGTLIPFSAFYDTIETFLDSNIRTVIIHAQENSNLNDFDVELLKVLFMIKYLTKEIPPNIENLATLMVSHIDEDKIALKKKIEESLKRLIKENLVQKDGDWYIFLTHEEQDINREIKNIQIDTAEIIQKVSEIIFEDIYPDKKFKYSTRYHFPFNQIVDDRFFRGNQGSEIGVKIITPYYDSGSEMTQLEFKEMSQRENNLIVKLPPDTTFLEEMEEVLKIEAYLRKNGGIASTPTMEEIKNRKRNEASKRKERVKSLIIDALKAAELYVNAQKLDIREKDPVERINEGLRVLIDSLYTKLGYIKAFIDSPSDINNILTQEAVQMSLAEDPNKLALEEVSSYIERNTARNIPVTMRTVINVFQKAPYGWNEEDIEGLIAKLFKAQEVKLQLNGEYLDINDRDLVKYLTKRDYAEKLLIEKRIKISPVLINTAKEIVKEVFGRTALPNDEDGLMRKIKEYMQDECNHIDQLLQNYKYAKYPGKDVLEEGKKLFTALLKIRDAKEFFEEIQNKKEELLDYGDYAHDVKKFFDPEGKQKEIFDKGMRMVELYEKNKTYVLDKAAIELYEQIARIINSKEPYSEIYRLPDLIDKFTKRFAELLEEEAKPIKQVVESDKKKVLDELSSYDFKDKYYEKFRKGFDDLLYRLDHANNFYEVIAMKEESDRLKQRYFEEIANEVEKQKYSHGGASIVAETPEGVIKPPKQKKIVNISLSHLLHGIRNIESKEDIEKLLDEIRAKLESELDENTIIKIV